The proteins below are encoded in one region of Lactuca sativa cultivar Salinas chromosome 3, Lsat_Salinas_v11, whole genome shotgun sequence:
- the LOC111907386 gene encoding uncharacterized protein LOC111907386 produces MGRRQIDSEPTRWVSLILLVMGLFSCSLVYMFMSSILRPNEDAKFSLIPEVESMEVEENDGGCCRGIANFELWGAAVKWGSDHKFNSSIECCNACKAMCNVNDGPCLCDSWVFCGNPDACGSKFGECWLKKQKDPMAPDRQEAGENTIWTSGLIFGKGEGIVKMETKYGVLRIKLLPECAPRSVMYILELLTMRHCVGCQFYRAEGRGQSWNSKGHHLKSASFGPPFALIQGSLEAEGVIFNKIPTEECPIIQRGSVAWIGSGPDFFISLANHEEWKKSYTVFGQVLPEDMEIAEKIATLPTIPDVWNNINVSVLEKPVSFSVRKFNKVSIKA; encoded by the exons ATGGGTCGGAGGCAGATCGATTCTGAACCAACGCGTTGGGTCTCACTGATCCTCCTCGTAATGGGTCTTTTCTCTTGCTCTCTTGTGTATATGTTCATGTCTTCGATTTTAAGACCCAATGAAGACGCCAAATTTTCATTAATTCCAGAAGTTGAATCTATGGAAGTGGAAGAAAACGATGGTGGCTGTTGCAGAGGAATTGCTAACTTTGAGTTGTGGGGTGCTGCTGTGAAGTGGGGTTCGGATCACAAGTTCAATTCGTCAATTGAGTGCTGTAATGCTTGTAAGGCGATGTGTAATGTCAATGATGGGCCTTGTCTGTGTGATTCTTGGGTGTTCTGCGGCAACCCTGATGCTTGCGGGTCAAAATTCGGCGAG TGTTGGTTGAAGAAACAGAAGGATCCTATGGCTCCTGATAGGCAAGAAGCAGGAGAAAACACCATCTGGACTTCTGGCCTTATTTTTGGAAAAGGCGAG GGCATTGTGAAAATGGAAACAAAATATGGTGTTCTTCGCATAAAA CTTCTCCCCGAATGTGCTCCACGTTCAGTTATGTACATTCTTGAGTTGCTGACAATGCGTCATTGTGTCGGTTGCCAATTTTATCGAGCTGAAGGTCGTGGCCAATCTTGGAATTCAAAAGGACATCACTTGAAATCG GCTTCATTCGGACCTCCATTTGCATTGATTCAAGGATCACTTGAAGCCGAAGGAGTTATTTTCAACAAAATACCAACCGAAGAATGTCCCATTATCCAAAGGGGTTCGGTTGCATGGATCGGTTCGGGTCCCGATTTTTTTATAAGTTTAGCGAATCATGAAGAATGGAAAAAGTCGTACACGGTTTTCGGACAAGTTCTTCCGGAAGATATGGAAATTGCAGAGAAAATTGCGACACTTCCCACAATCCCAGATGTTTGGAACAACATTAACGTATCCGTCTTAGAAAAACCCGTGTCCTTTTCGGTTCGAAAGTTTAACAAGGTTTCGATCAAGGCCTAA